The following coding sequences lie in one Cronobacter universalis NCTC 9529 genomic window:
- a CDS encoding DcrB-related protein — protein sequence MSQVKYTLSEGTLTLPEAVQDRSMTILTLPKARASLVLTRAWDVKPGEEEAYLKGQVAKLKRDMKKFSGGEVINTQLGGRPAQEVALRFDNHSVTVYEQLIATMLDDHLLVMAMSRNAPFDEDALAVWESIKAGLEFTPGEGA from the coding sequence ATGAGCCAGGTGAAATATACGTTATCAGAAGGGACGCTGACGCTGCCGGAAGCCGTGCAGGATCGCAGCATGACGATATTGACGCTGCCGAAAGCGCGCGCCTCTCTGGTGCTGACCCGCGCGTGGGACGTCAAGCCTGGCGAAGAAGAAGCGTACCTGAAAGGCCAGGTCGCCAAACTTAAACGCGACATGAAAAAGTTTTCTGGCGGCGAAGTGATTAACACTCAGCTGGGCGGCAGGCCTGCGCAGGAGGTGGCGTTGCGTTTTGATAATCACAGCGTGACCGTTTACGAGCAGTTAATCGCGACGATGCTTGACGATCACCTGCTGGTGATGGCGATGAGCCGCAACGCGCCCTTTGATGAAGACGCGCTGGCGGTATGGGAGTCCATTAAAGCGGGTCTCGAATTTACGCCGGGAGAGGGAGCGTAA
- a CDS encoding immunity 22 family protein, with protein sequence MGNNFSSADDYTRYFELDYSTDGDIDDPDYQVCGFCRDLGIKWYDEDFIGIIRRESKAVPLDDLLEEAAVDEGVKENVKSKCYASGIQKANALVWYADSALNMKPDPSISYNGLKYIGLFEGD encoded by the coding sequence ATAGGGAATAACTTTTCATCGGCAGATGACTATACGCGTTATTTTGAATTAGATTATTCTACCGATGGTGATATAGACGATCCTGATTATCAAGTGTGCGGATTCTGTAGAGATTTAGGTATCAAATGGTACGATGAAGATTTTATTGGCATTATACGCAGAGAAAGTAAAGCAGTTCCGTTAGATGATCTGCTTGAAGAAGCTGCTGTAGACGAGGGGGTGAAAGAAAACGTTAAATCGAAATGTTACGCATCAGGAATTCAAAAAGCGAATGCTTTAGTATGGTATGCCGACTCCGCATTGAATATGAAGCCAGATCCATCAATTAGCTATAATGGTTTAAAGTACATTGGCCTGTTTGAAGGCGATTGA
- a CDS encoding YiiQ family protein has protein sequence MKPLFYLLFLTLPLAARFADAETDPQTLTPTAPYLLPGSPTFDLSISQFRERFNADNPTLPLNEFRAIDVKGDKVNLMRAASKINENLYASTALERGTLKIKSIQITWLPIQGPEQKAAKAKALEYMAALLRSFTPKMGKAQSQQRLTHLLTEGKGKRYFSQAEGAIRYIVADSGEKGLTFAVEPIKLALSQTLEGSNK, from the coding sequence ATGAAGCCGCTGTTTTATCTTCTTTTTCTGACGCTGCCGCTGGCGGCGCGCTTCGCTGATGCCGAAACCGACCCACAGACGCTGACGCCGACCGCGCCGTACCTGCTGCCCGGCTCGCCCACGTTTGACCTCTCGATTTCCCAGTTTCGCGAACGGTTCAATGCCGACAACCCCACGCTCCCGCTCAATGAATTTCGCGCCATCGACGTGAAAGGCGATAAGGTCAACCTGATGCGCGCGGCCAGCAAGATTAATGAAAACCTCTATGCCTCCACGGCGCTGGAGCGCGGCACGCTGAAAATCAAAAGCATCCAGATAACCTGGCTGCCCATTCAGGGGCCGGAGCAGAAAGCCGCGAAAGCCAAAGCGCTGGAGTATATGGCGGCGCTGCTGCGGAGCTTCACGCCGAAAATGGGCAAAGCGCAAAGCCAGCAGCGGCTGACGCACTTACTGACCGAGGGCAAGGGCAAACGCTACTTCAGCCAGGCCGAAGGCGCGATTCGCTATATAGTCGCAGACAGCGGCGAAAAGGGCCTTACCTTCGCCGTTGAACCGATTAAGCTGGCGTTATCGCAAACGCTGGAAGGGAGCAATAAATGA
- a CDS encoding DcrB-related protein, which translates to MVSRASANADDKVHAVAARIVREMETSLPEFRLESTEMTIIDGEPAVDMFYQYMEDNTPVFQRQTVILVNDAQEGKKMVCYIGTCIGEFLDSHHWQYQEIMQSIKFHRQQKSA; encoded by the coding sequence GTGGTTTCCCGAGCCTCTGCCAATGCGGATGATAAGGTCCATGCCGTCGCCGCCCGCATCGTCAGAGAAATGGAAACCTCCCTGCCCGAATTCCGTCTGGAATCCACGGAGATGACCATTATCGACGGTGAACCGGCGGTCGATATGTTCTATCAGTATATGGAAGACAATACGCCGGTGTTTCAACGCCAGACGGTGATCCTGGTAAACGATGCGCAGGAAGGCAAAAAAATGGTGTGCTATATCGGCACCTGCATCGGCGAGTTTCTGGATTCACACCACTGGCAGTATCAGGAAATTATGCAGAGTATTAAGTTTCACCGGCAGCAAAAAAGCGCCTGA
- a CDS encoding type VI secretion system Vgr family protein, whose translation MFNRITVQLPVEGLLFWKLSGREALSEPFMFTLTLLGTDARADRSALLGQPVTVTIPTQALMTPRYLNGKVTRVAVSAVELSGTRYAAYELTVEPDLWPMQRDRNLRIFQGQTVPQIVKTLLGESRVNMEERLSGSYRVWEYCVQYQESSLDFISRLLELEGIAYHFRHEQDRHTLILTDAPGQYEPFPGYETIPYHVTPSGGSTDEEGISQWALEDSVTPGIYSLDDYDFRKPNAWLFQARQNPLSPQPGSIDVYDWPGRFVEHGHGEFYARIRQERWQVEHRQTQGTATALGIAPGHTFVLRNAPFFGDNGEYLTTVAHYRFEENRYASGPDSNTLHEIRFEVIPADVPYRPAQKTPWPRTYGPQTAKVVGPQGESIWTDKYGRVKVKFHWDRLGKGDDTSSSWVRVSSAWAGQGFGGVQIPRVGDEVVVDFINGDPDRPLITGRVYNEASMPPWALPAAATQMGFLSRSKDGSPDNANALRFEDKAGEEQVWLQAERNLDTKVKKDETHSVGGSRILSVKQDYTGKVEGKQEHAIQMSRNELVGGQYDIKGQGTVTVSSATGIRLVTGDSVLEMSANGEVNLYCTKFAINASGTGQINTGGTLDLNLKKEPDKASNVAPTPGDIQNEVAKTFNSDGEGQA comes from the coding sequence ATGTTTAACCGAATCACCGTTCAGCTCCCGGTCGAGGGGCTGCTTTTCTGGAAACTCTCCGGGCGCGAGGCGCTGTCGGAGCCGTTCATGTTCACCCTGACGCTGCTCGGCACCGATGCACGCGCCGACCGCAGCGCGCTGCTGGGCCAGCCGGTGACGGTGACCATCCCGACCCAGGCGCTGATGACGCCGCGCTACCTCAACGGCAAGGTGACCCGCGTGGCGGTGAGCGCGGTGGAGCTCTCCGGCACCCGCTACGCGGCCTATGAGCTGACGGTGGAGCCGGACCTGTGGCCGATGCAGCGCGACCGTAACCTGCGCATCTTCCAGGGGCAGACGGTGCCGCAGATAGTGAAAACCCTGCTGGGCGAGAGCCGGGTGAACATGGAAGAGCGGCTCTCGGGCAGCTACCGCGTCTGGGAGTACTGCGTGCAGTACCAGGAGAGCAGCCTCGATTTCATCAGCCGCCTGCTGGAGCTGGAGGGCATCGCCTACCACTTCCGCCACGAGCAGGACCGCCACACGCTCATCCTCACCGACGCCCCCGGCCAGTATGAGCCGTTCCCGGGCTACGAGACCATTCCCTACCATGTGACCCCTTCCGGTGGTTCAACCGACGAAGAGGGTATCAGCCAGTGGGCGCTGGAGGACAGCGTGACGCCGGGCATCTACAGCCTCGACGACTACGACTTCCGCAAGCCGAACGCCTGGCTGTTCCAGGCGCGGCAGAACCCGCTGTCGCCGCAGCCGGGGAGCATTGACGTCTACGACTGGCCGGGCCGTTTTGTGGAGCACGGCCACGGGGAGTTCTATGCCCGCATCCGCCAGGAGCGCTGGCAGGTGGAGCACCGCCAGACCCAGGGCACCGCGACGGCGCTCGGTATCGCGCCGGGTCACACCTTTGTGCTGCGCAACGCCCCGTTCTTCGGCGATAACGGCGAATACCTCACCACCGTGGCGCATTACCGCTTTGAAGAGAACCGCTACGCCAGCGGGCCGGACAGCAACACCCTGCATGAAATCCGCTTTGAGGTGATACCGGCGGATGTGCCGTACCGCCCGGCGCAGAAGACGCCGTGGCCGCGCACCTACGGCCCGCAGACGGCGAAGGTGGTCGGCCCGCAGGGCGAGAGCATCTGGACCGACAAATATGGCCGCGTGAAGGTGAAGTTCCACTGGGACCGTCTGGGCAAGGGCGACGACACCAGTTCGAGCTGGGTGCGCGTCTCCAGCGCCTGGGCGGGCCAGGGTTTTGGCGGCGTGCAGATACCGCGCGTGGGCGACGAGGTGGTGGTGGATTTCATCAACGGCGACCCGGACCGCCCGCTGATAACGGGCCGCGTGTATAACGAGGCCAGCATGCCGCCGTGGGCGCTGCCGGCGGCCGCGACGCAGATGGGTTTTTTAAGCCGCTCGAAGGACGGCTCGCCGGATAACGCCAACGCCCTGCGCTTTGAGGACAAGGCAGGCGAGGAGCAGGTGTGGCTGCAGGCCGAGCGCAACCTCGATACCAAAGTGAAAAAAGATGAAACCCACAGCGTCGGCGGCTCGCGGATACTTTCTGTTAAGCAGGACTACACCGGCAAGGTTGAAGGCAAGCAGGAACACGCCATTCAGATGAGCCGCAATGAGCTGGTCGGGGGGCAGTACGACATCAAAGGCCAGGGCACGGTGACCGTTTCTTCCGCGACCGGCATTCGCCTGGTCACGGGCGATTCGGTGCTGGAGATGAGCGCGAACGGCGAGGTCAATCTCTACTGTACAAAATTCGCGATCAACGCCAGCGGCACAGGGCAAATCAATACCGGCGGCACGCTCGATCTGAACCTCAAGAAGGAACCGGACAAAGCATCAAACGTCGCGCCGACGCCTGGGGATATCCAGAACGAAGTGGCAAAAACATTTAATTCCGACGGAGAGGGACAGGCATGA
- the fpr gene encoding ferredoxin--NADP(+) reductase has translation MADWVTGKVVRVQHWTDALFSLVVHAPVAPFTAGQFTKLGLEIDGERVQRAYSYVNAPGNPDLEFYLVTVPEGKLSPRLHAMQPGDEVMVVSDAAGFFVLEEIPECETLWMLATGTAIGPYLSILQEGKDLERFQNIVLVHAVRYAQDLSYLPLMLELQQRYEGKLRVQTVVSRETVSGSLTGRVPALIESGALEEAVGLPMDTATSHVMLCGNPQMVRDTQQLLKDTRQMAKHLRRRPGHMTAEHYW, from the coding sequence ATGGCGGATTGGGTTACAGGTAAAGTGGTTCGGGTTCAGCACTGGACCGATGCTCTCTTCAGTCTCGTGGTTCACGCCCCTGTCGCGCCCTTCACCGCCGGACAATTCACCAAGCTGGGTCTTGAGATTGACGGCGAGCGCGTGCAGCGCGCCTATTCTTACGTCAACGCGCCGGGCAACCCGGATCTGGAGTTTTACCTGGTGACGGTGCCGGAGGGCAAACTCAGCCCGCGGCTGCACGCGATGCAGCCCGGTGACGAGGTGATGGTGGTAAGCGACGCGGCGGGCTTTTTCGTGCTGGAAGAAATTCCCGAGTGCGAGACGTTATGGATGCTGGCGACCGGCACCGCCATCGGCCCGTATCTGTCGATTCTGCAGGAAGGTAAAGATCTCGAGCGCTTCCAAAATATCGTGCTGGTGCACGCGGTGCGCTACGCCCAGGATTTGAGCTACTTACCGCTGATGCTGGAGCTGCAACAGCGCTACGAAGGCAAGTTACGGGTGCAGACGGTGGTGAGCCGTGAAACGGTCTCAGGCTCGCTGACCGGGCGGGTGCCGGCGCTGATTGAAAGCGGCGCGCTGGAAGAGGCGGTCGGGCTGCCGATGGACACCGCGACCAGTCATGTGATGCTGTGCGGGAACCCGCAGATGGTGCGCGATACGCAGCAGTTGCTGAAAGATACCCGCCAGATGGCGAAGCATCTGCGCCGCCGTCCGGGGCATATGACGGCGGAGCACTACTGGTAA
- a CDS encoding DUF805 domain-containing protein, whose translation MTLQQWLFSFKGRIGRRDFWVWIALWVASMIILFTLTGNDLLNTQTAAFILVCLLWPTASVVVKRLHDRGKSGAWALLMILAWMLLAGNWAVLGGVWQWAVGRFIPTLIMVMMLLDLGAFLGTQGENKYGKDTLDVKYR comes from the coding sequence ATGACCCTTCAGCAGTGGTTGTTCTCTTTTAAAGGCCGGATTGGCCGCCGTGATTTCTGGGTATGGATAGCGCTCTGGGTGGCGTCGATGATTATCCTTTTTACCCTGACAGGCAATGATTTACTCAATACGCAGACCGCGGCGTTTATACTGGTGTGTCTGCTGTGGCCGACGGCGTCGGTGGTGGTGAAACGCCTCCACGACCGCGGCAAATCGGGCGCGTGGGCGCTGTTGATGATCCTCGCGTGGATGCTGCTTGCCGGTAACTGGGCGGTGCTGGGCGGCGTCTGGCAGTGGGCCGTGGGGCGCTTCATCCCGACGCTCATCATGGTGATGATGCTGCTGGACCTGGGCGCGTTTCTCGGCACCCAGGGCGAGAACAAATACGGCAAAGACACGCTGGATGTGAAGTACCGCTGA
- the tpiA gene encoding triose-phosphate isomerase → MRHPLVMGNWKLNGSRHMVNELVANLRKELAGVTGCDVAIAPPAMYLDLAKQAAAGSHIILGAQNVDVNLSGAFTGETSAEMLKDIGAKYIIIGHSERRTYHAESDELIAKKFAVLKAQGLVPVLCIGETEAENEAGKTEEVCARQIDAVLKTQGAAAFEGVVIAYEPVWAIGTGKSATPAQAQAVHKFIRDHIAKADAKIAEQVIIQYGGSVNAANAAELFTQPDIDGALVGGASLKADAFAVIVKAAEEAKKA, encoded by the coding sequence ATGCGACATCCTTTAGTGATGGGTAACTGGAAACTGAACGGCAGCCGCCACATGGTAAACGAGCTGGTAGCTAACCTGCGTAAAGAGCTGGCTGGCGTGACCGGCTGCGACGTAGCGATCGCCCCGCCGGCGATGTATCTGGATCTGGCGAAGCAGGCCGCCGCTGGCAGCCACATCATTCTTGGCGCTCAGAACGTCGACGTTAACCTCTCCGGCGCGTTCACCGGTGAAACTTCCGCTGAAATGCTCAAAGATATCGGCGCGAAATACATCATTATCGGCCACTCCGAGCGTCGTACTTATCACGCGGAATCTGACGAGCTGATCGCGAAGAAATTCGCCGTGCTGAAAGCGCAGGGTCTGGTGCCGGTACTGTGCATTGGTGAAACCGAAGCTGAAAACGAAGCGGGCAAAACGGAAGAAGTCTGCGCGCGTCAGATCGACGCTGTGCTGAAAACCCAGGGCGCTGCGGCGTTCGAAGGCGTTGTGATTGCTTACGAACCGGTATGGGCTATCGGTACCGGCAAATCCGCCACCCCGGCACAGGCGCAGGCAGTTCACAAATTCATCCGTGACCACATCGCCAAAGCCGACGCGAAAATCGCCGAGCAGGTTATCATTCAGTACGGCGGTTCTGTGAACGCGGCTAACGCGGCAGAGCTCTTCACCCAGCCGGACATCGACGGCGCGCTGGTAGGCGGCGCCTCTCTGAAGGCGGACGCGTTCGCGGTCATCGTGAAAGCCGCTGAAGAAGCGAAAAAAGCGTAA
- a CDS encoding RHS repeat-associated core domain-containing protein: MSELLAARIHDPLVHSSLIADVVSGVVEGAICLAALAGGMALMSNPFTAVIGVAVIGVAYATDWPEKIGDFVGKGVDAISNFFGGGGPPDATISSGSPNVFIMRKAAARAAGTVDHNYLNNPVPQESFFDAAKKMAVGMAIDILELTQISMPTMDEIWAGTKAVAKNSGSTIKNFATGVWDNLTQPVVEGASPYAEAAPGDTVDCTKGHMATGTNFLAEGSKKVLINGQPASRNGDRSTCEAKVQVLENSRVYIGGESIVVRDIRSGKNFWARLIGNAIGSLGPGILRNLSKGLFRAIFNRRMGKMFCCQLLSDFTMGLTTIALLQAGRIGSESRQTQHPVDIASGAKILAGGEDRDFTLEDRIPLIWQRVYNSRNLATGMLGAGWLLPFETRFFRLENNEFIWRDMSGRDLGLGELTPGDVVDYLEDGVTLYYTVSGTLMLQMTSGEYHVYEPDPTRPGEWRLFRIYDRHENCQYYSWDEHGRLARISGDNEALDVELAYEKTHGRLASVHQVCNGERRLLVTYGYNEHGQLTDVTDADGIVTRRFGWDRASDMMGWHSYSTNLSVHYQWQPAADAPNWRVCGYQVLDDQDNVLERWRIDADEAKRCATVSCDAGFLTRHCWDFLYRITEYTDRHGGVWRYEWADYAELLTAATTPDGSRWVYGYDEHGNLTEVRDPLGHSTFTTWHPAFAFPVKEVLPDGATWQYEYNPRGDVVALTDPKGGVTRFEWNEQGDLVQQTDALNNTHRFWWNERGQLVRDEDCSGNQSHRLYDDAGRPLSASDAEGNTDRWTLTAAGRLRTWRRADGRETHYEYDRAGLLCGQDDDGLRERKVTRNARGQVVSAADPAGHLTRLRYDRFGRLTTLVNPNRESWRFEYDAAGRLTGQRDYAGRLTEYRHDALGQVTEVIRHPLPGSADAPLVTAFEYDVLGRLTARETAEHRTEYRHNTLSLEIRRATRAEWRQALLEEREPEWDAVLVFTRNAAGELVSEENHGGKFGYEYDALGNLSSTTFPDGRELATLRYGTGHLLEMQLRHGGATHTLAAYGRDRLHREISRSQGVLSQETRYDAAGRVTQRTVLDARRELVFERRYRWDRTDQIVQQIHTDATPATPGEKYSQYLWGYDAAGQVTKAVEPQKEERFFWDAAGNRTEEHRNPVWHNLLLRLDGLKLDYDGFGRLTRRQDKSGVIQHFAYDDEQRVKEIRFEGNAEFRRVEYRYDPLGRRTHKVLWRYNDRQPETIRFGWQGLQLAGEQSDREPDHYVQYVYTEGSYEPLARIDSVFDDCEIYWYHTELNGLPERVTDADGQTVWRGHFSTWGETERELSVPQWQVPQNLRFQGQYLDRESGLHYNLFRYYDPVAGRYTQMDPIGLAGGINTYSYVGDPLTWVDPLGLMCETTSKKWIQAFEREHGDAGIHGLRRHGAGTTLEQQKYRATTGYTPDAVPGRPVDATRFLTYQDHQQAIERALKEYDPKIHTNGKVDFDMPQTVAEGYKMGGEEYFSTRRVRASFNTKTGKMYSIFGIAE, from the coding sequence GTGTCCGAACTGTTAGCTGCCCGTATTCACGATCCGCTGGTTCACAGCTCTCTGATTGCCGATGTGGTTAGCGGCGTGGTGGAGGGGGCCATCTGTCTCGCCGCGCTGGCAGGGGGCATGGCCCTCATGTCGAACCCGTTTACCGCTGTGATAGGCGTGGCGGTTATTGGTGTCGCCTATGCGACCGACTGGCCGGAAAAGATCGGTGATTTTGTCGGTAAGGGCGTTGACGCCATCAGCAACTTCTTTGGCGGGGGCGGCCCGCCCGATGCAACTATCAGCAGCGGTTCTCCCAACGTTTTCATTATGCGCAAAGCGGCAGCGCGCGCGGCGGGTACCGTCGATCATAACTATCTCAACAACCCCGTTCCGCAAGAGAGCTTTTTCGACGCCGCTAAAAAGATGGCGGTGGGCATGGCTATCGATATTCTTGAGCTGACGCAGATTAGTATGCCCACCATGGATGAGATATGGGCGGGAACGAAAGCCGTCGCTAAAAACAGCGGAAGCACCATCAAAAACTTCGCGACCGGCGTCTGGGATAACCTCACCCAGCCGGTGGTCGAGGGCGCCAGCCCTTACGCCGAAGCTGCGCCGGGCGATACCGTCGACTGCACTAAAGGGCATATGGCCACCGGCACCAACTTTCTGGCGGAAGGCTCGAAAAAAGTGCTGATCAACGGGCAGCCAGCGAGCCGCAACGGCGACCGCAGCACCTGCGAAGCCAAAGTCCAGGTACTGGAAAACTCGCGGGTGTACATCGGCGGCGAGAGCATCGTGGTGCGCGATATCCGCAGCGGTAAGAATTTCTGGGCGCGGCTTATCGGTAACGCCATCGGCAGCCTTGGGCCGGGAATATTGCGCAATCTCAGCAAAGGGTTATTCAGGGCGATATTCAACCGTCGCATGGGCAAGATGTTCTGCTGCCAGCTTCTTTCTGATTTCACCATGGGACTGACGACGATCGCCCTGCTTCAGGCGGGACGCATTGGCAGCGAATCGCGCCAGACGCAGCACCCGGTGGATATCGCCAGCGGCGCGAAAATCCTCGCGGGCGGCGAAGACCGCGATTTCACGCTGGAAGACCGCATTCCGCTTATCTGGCAGCGTGTCTACAACAGCCGCAATCTGGCGACCGGTATGCTCGGCGCCGGCTGGCTGCTGCCGTTTGAGACCCGCTTCTTCCGCCTTGAGAACAACGAATTTATCTGGCGCGATATGTCCGGCCGCGATCTGGGCCTGGGCGAGCTGACCCCCGGCGACGTGGTGGATTATCTCGAAGACGGCGTTACGCTCTATTACACCGTCAGCGGCACGCTGATGCTCCAGATGACGAGCGGCGAATACCACGTCTACGAACCGGACCCGACGCGTCCGGGCGAGTGGCGGCTGTTCCGCATCTACGATCGTCACGAGAACTGCCAGTACTACAGCTGGGATGAACACGGCAGGCTGGCGCGGATTTCCGGCGACAACGAAGCGCTGGATGTCGAACTCGCGTATGAGAAAACGCATGGCCGTCTCGCCAGCGTGCATCAGGTATGCAACGGCGAGCGCCGCCTGCTGGTGACTTACGGCTATAACGAACATGGCCAGTTGACCGACGTGACCGACGCGGACGGCATCGTCACGCGCCGCTTCGGCTGGGATCGCGCCAGCGACATGATGGGCTGGCACAGCTACTCCACTAACCTGAGCGTGCATTATCAGTGGCAGCCCGCCGCCGATGCGCCCAACTGGCGCGTGTGCGGTTATCAGGTGCTGGACGACCAGGACAATGTGCTGGAGCGCTGGCGCATTGATGCCGACGAGGCGAAACGCTGCGCCACGGTAAGCTGCGACGCGGGTTTCTTGACGCGCCACTGCTGGGATTTCCTCTACCGCATCACGGAATACACCGACCGCCACGGCGGCGTGTGGCGCTACGAGTGGGCGGATTATGCCGAGCTGCTGACCGCGGCCACCACGCCGGACGGCAGCCGCTGGGTATACGGCTACGACGAGCACGGCAACCTGACGGAAGTGCGTGACCCGCTCGGCCACAGCACGTTCACCACATGGCACCCGGCGTTCGCCTTCCCGGTGAAGGAAGTGCTGCCGGACGGCGCCACCTGGCAGTATGAATACAACCCGCGCGGCGATGTGGTCGCGCTCACCGACCCGAAAGGCGGCGTGACGCGCTTTGAGTGGAACGAGCAGGGCGACCTGGTTCAGCAGACCGACGCGCTGAACAACACGCACCGGTTCTGGTGGAACGAGCGCGGGCAACTGGTGCGCGACGAGGACTGCTCCGGCAACCAGAGCCACCGGCTTTATGACGACGCGGGGCGACCGCTCAGCGCCAGCGACGCCGAAGGCAACACCGACCGCTGGACGCTGACTGCGGCGGGGCGTCTGCGCACCTGGCGGCGGGCGGACGGCCGCGAGACGCACTATGAATATGACAGGGCCGGGCTGCTGTGCGGGCAGGATGACGACGGGCTGCGCGAGCGCAAAGTCACGCGTAACGCGCGCGGTCAGGTGGTGAGCGCCGCCGACCCGGCGGGCCATCTGACGCGCCTGCGCTATGACCGCTTCGGCCGTCTGACGACGCTGGTGAACCCGAACCGCGAGAGCTGGCGGTTTGAGTATGACGCCGCAGGCCGCCTGACGGGCCAGCGGGATTACGCGGGCCGCCTGACGGAGTACCGCCACGACGCGCTGGGGCAGGTGACGGAGGTGATTCGCCATCCGCTGCCGGGCAGCGCGGACGCGCCGCTTGTGACTGCCTTTGAATATGACGTGCTGGGCCGCCTCACCGCCCGGGAAACCGCAGAGCACCGCACCGAGTACCGCCACAACACGCTGTCGCTGGAAATCCGGCGAGCCACGCGCGCCGAATGGCGTCAGGCGCTGCTGGAAGAGCGCGAGCCTGAGTGGGATGCCGTGCTGGTCTTCACCCGCAACGCGGCGGGCGAGCTGGTGAGCGAGGAGAACCACGGCGGGAAGTTCGGGTATGAGTACGACGCCCTCGGTAATCTCAGCAGCACAACATTCCCGGATGGCCGGGAGCTCGCCACCCTGCGCTACGGCACCGGCCACCTGCTGGAGATGCAGCTGCGCCACGGCGGGGCGACACATACGCTGGCGGCGTACGGCCGCGACCGCCTGCACCGGGAAATCTCCCGCAGCCAGGGCGTGCTCTCACAGGAAACGCGTTACGACGCCGCCGGACGCGTCACGCAGCGCACGGTGCTGGACGCGCGCCGCGAGCTGGTGTTTGAGCGCCGCTACCGGTGGGACCGCACCGACCAGATAGTCCAGCAGATACACACCGATGCGACTCCGGCGACGCCGGGCGAAAAATACAGCCAGTACCTGTGGGGCTACGATGCCGCAGGCCAGGTCACGAAAGCCGTCGAACCGCAGAAGGAAGAGCGTTTCTTCTGGGACGCCGCGGGCAACCGCACGGAGGAGCACCGCAACCCGGTGTGGCACAACCTGCTGCTGCGCCTCGACGGGCTGAAGCTCGATTACGACGGGTTCGGCAGGCTCACGCGCCGTCAGGATAAAAGCGGCGTTATCCAGCACTTTGCCTATGACGATGAGCAGCGGGTGAAGGAAATCCGGTTTGAGGGGAACGCAGAGTTCCGCCGTGTGGAGTACCGCTATGACCCGCTGGGCCGCAGGACGCATAAGGTTCTGTGGCGTTATAACGACCGGCAGCCGGAAACCATCCGCTTCGGCTGGCAGGGCCTGCAACTGGCCGGCGAACAGAGCGACCGCGAGCCGGACCACTACGTTCAGTACGTCTACACCGAAGGCAGCTACGAGCCGCTGGCGCGCATCGACAGTGTTTTCGACGACTGCGAGATTTACTGGTACCACACCGAGCTCAACGGCCTGCCGGAGCGGGTGACGGACGCGGACGGCCAGACCGTCTGGCGGGGGCATTTCAGCACCTGGGGCGAAACCGAGCGCGAACTCAGCGTACCGCAGTGGCAGGTGCCGCAGAACCTGCGCTTCCAGGGCCAGTACCTCGACCGCGAAAGTGGCCTGCACTACAACCTGTTCCGCTATTACGACCCGGTTGCGGGGCGTTACACCCAGATGGACCCGATTGGGTTAGCGGGCGGGATTAATACCTACAGCTATGTGGGTGATCCGCTGACGTGGGTGGATCCATTGGGGTTGATGTGTGAAACAACTTCTAAAAAATGGATTCAGGCATTCGAGAGAGAACATGGGGATGCTGGTATTCATGGTCTTCGAAGACATGGGGCTGGTACTACATTGGAACAGCAAAAATATAGGGCTACTACGGGTTATACACCTGATGCTGTGCCTGGGCGTCCTGTGGATGCTACACGATTCCTTACGTATCAAGACCATCAGCAAGCAATTGAGAGAGCATTAAAAGAGTATGATCCTAAAATTCATACGAATGGCAAAGTAGATTTTGATATGCCCCAGACTGTAGCTGAAGGTTATAAGATGGGTGGTGAGGAATATTTTAGCACAAGGAGAGTTCGTGCAAGTTTTAATACGAAGACAGGGAAAATGTATAGTATATTTGGAATTGCGGAGTAA
- a CDS encoding SMI1/KNR4 family protein has protein sequence MVELVDPERKISNIEWTEFAKSFPVPLPESFKAHYLRINGGYLAEEDVEADRWGIPVGGFNPIKYGQLPIETLISDIISITPADSEYGPWHKKEFIPFAYDNGGHSFFLSLKESDYGRVYLYAEDGDALFEVADSFENFIRALYRL, from the coding sequence ATGGTTGAACTGGTCGATCCCGAAAGAAAGATAAGTAACATTGAGTGGACAGAATTTGCAAAAAGCTTTCCTGTACCCCTGCCGGAATCCTTCAAAGCGCACTATTTAAGAATAAACGGCGGTTACTTAGCTGAGGAAGACGTTGAGGCAGACCGGTGGGGAATCCCTGTGGGTGGTTTTAACCCGATCAAGTATGGACAGCTTCCCATTGAAACACTCATTAGCGACATAATCAGCATTACGCCTGCCGACAGCGAATACGGCCCCTGGCATAAAAAGGAATTTATCCCGTTCGCTTATGATAACGGCGGTCATTCCTTTTTTCTGTCATTAAAAGAAAGTGATTACGGTCGTGTCTATCTCTATGCCGAAGACGGCGATGCCCTTTTTGAGGTTGCAGATTCATTTGAGAATTTTATAAGGGCATTATACCGACTTTAA